The genomic region GGCTTCTTCTTCCATCTCTTTTGTGTACGAACATTGCTGGTGGTGTTTTTTTTGGTAATTGGTAATGGTAATTGCAAGTGGGTAGCAGCACTACCACATTTTGATAATATATTCCTTTATTCAATGAGAAATGGATGTTGAAGCATGTAACAATACCTAACATTTACCCACTTCGCTACTATTTTCAATGCATACTGATTGCAAAATGAAAGTGCATTGCTTACTAACACCACCACTTCAAACTACCAAAAACACCTTCGTCCAGCTTGAATAGATTCAACTGTTGCCGACCAACAGAAGCCTTCTTTTGTATTCGCTCACCCGTTTTTCTGAAGAAGTTTGTTTTTCCTCGTAGGGAAATCATTTCCACGAAGTCAAACCGATTAGTGCTGTTGTAAATTTTATCACATCCAAGAGAAACAAGTAACGATCTGCAACGAATTCAATATACTGACACATCAGTTTAGCATTCATTCCGATCAATGAAACCGAACTGCATCCGTAACGAATTCATGTTCGTTTTCAACTGCATCGCGATTATAGCGCTGAACAGTTCTTTCGGCAGTTTATTTCAAGCATACCATAAAGTAAACAATGGAAATCGCAATGCATTCCTTCGTCGCGGCTGATGAATTCATTGTTGGTACAAAGACCTCGCATCAAACCACGTTTTTCAACCAGAAAATTGACCAGAAAGATCCTGAGAAGAAAAAATCTTCCACTGCTGCGAAAGCGATCAGACGTTCAGCAAAACTTCCGTTTTTTATCCAACGAAGCGCCCATTGTGCCTTTTTAGTAACATGGCACTGTATCTATTGCATGTAACAAATGTGTTCTTTCTGCAGAGTCTTAATATAAGTATCGATGAACAATGAATACATCTCAGAATGGATGTTTTCCATCATGATCTGGAAACCGAAAAACAACGGGCTTCCGGAAGTTGAACTCGTTCATGAAGTTAATTGCAAGGTTTTCATTCACAATTTCCATCGCTGGCAGCGAAAAAAGAAAGCACGTGTTTAATGAAATGGCGTTCATCGTTCGACAGTTTTTCCCAATCTTTTGATCAGCCTGTAAATCGATTTCTTCAGCAGTCCAGAAACTCTGAACTGACTTCTTATACATTTCCAGATCTTTGGTAGTTGATCGGGAAAAGCACAAAGCGATCCTTGTTTTCTTCTAATAATATTTCTTTCTTCATTTTTACTTTAAAAAAGCAGTTATTAAATTTTGTTAGTTCTAATTAGAGGTGACGATTCCTGCCTCTTTCTATCGGTTTTTTAAAATTTCCGCCGACCTGAAAGAGAAGTATTCTTTATCCTTTAAATTTCTTTGAATTATCGGTTTATTGACTCCCCGATCACTTGAACAAAATTCTTTTTTTTTAAAATCATACGCAAGCACATTCGTGTATATTTAATAAACAATTATGCACCCTGTATGTTTGTAAATCCGGATGTAAGCTCCAAAACCCTTATCAGACAAGCGTTTCAAGCGTTTGAACAGATTTTGTTTATAACTCGCACTTGCATTTTCATGTTTGGTATTGAGAACTCCAAAAGCAAAATTTTTTTGTTGATACTCAGAATAGATACAAAATGTGGATAAAAAACGAAAAAAGTGAGAAGAAATTTATAACTAAGCACTGCTTTTATTAATAAAAGATCACTTTCTTTTTATATTTGGATTGAATTGGATTGAAAATCACTTTTCAGTGACAAAAGGAGATTTAAAAGAGTATTAATTAGCTGAACCTAAATTAACCTATTACCTACTATACTATTCCTACTATGTTTAAGAAACTGAGTGCAGCATCATTCGTGATGCTTTTTTTTGCTATGCGGCTTTTGCCGGCGGAACTGCCAATCAAAATTCCGATAAGGAAGTTTACGGAAAAATTGTTGCCGATTATTTAAAGTTAAATCAATCGACATTAAATCTCACTGATGCAGATCTTGCAAACTGGTATTTGTCTGATCTCACTTTCAATCAGAAATACGGAACAACATATGCATATGTTCAGCAGACTGTAAATGGCGTGAAAATTTTCAACGCTGTTTCTTCTGTATGCATACGTAATGGAAAAGTGGTTTCATTTTGCAAAACGCATTTATCCAATGCTGCAGGAATTACAAATTCCATTCGCCTTTCGATTTCTCAACTTGATGGAATCCGAAAAGCTGCACAACATCTCAATCTTTCGTTTCAGGCTGATCCGAAAATGATCACCAACGATAAAACCACAAACAAATCAACTTTCACATCAGGTGGAATTTCAAGAGATGATATAAAAGTTGAACTGGTTTTACAACCGGTCAATAATCGCCTTCGTTTAACTTGGAATGTAAACATTCATGTTTTAGATGGAAGTCACTGGTGGAATGTTCGTATCGATGCATTGAATGGAAATTATATCGAGAAAAACGACTGGACAGTAAGTTGTGAATTTGGAGAAACACCTTCAGCAACATCATCACAAGTTTCAACTCAAGAGTTCCATTTCGGAATGCAGCAGCAACTACAACTTCTACATCACTGATTGGTTCATATCGTGTATTTCCATTTCCATTGGAAGGACCTTCTTTTGGTCCCATCCGTTTTATTGCCCGATCCTTCTGACGCAACAGCATCACCATTCGGATGGCATGATGTGAACGGTGTTGCAGGAGCAGAATATACGATCACACGTGGAAACAATGTTTATGCATACGATGACATAGCTGATCAGGATGCACCGGTACTTCACCAGATGGTACTGCTTCATTAGACTTCGATTTTCCTGCTAATCTTTTACAAGCTCCAAGTACATACACTGATGCATCGAACGTAAATTTATTTTATGTAAACAATATGCTTCACGATTACTTATATCATTATGGTTTCGATGAAGTTTCCGGAAATTTTCAGGCATTCAATTACTCAGGAAATGGTTTAGGAGGTGATCATGTTGATGCAGAAGCACAGGATGGCGGCGGAACAAATAATGCCAACTTCTCAACACCTGATGATGGTCAGAACGGTCGGATGCAAATGTATTTGTGGAGCGGTGTTGTGCAATCGACTCTTGTGATCAACAGTCCTGCCGGTATTGCAGGTTCATACAATGTAGTAGGCGCAGGATTCGGCCCTGCAATTTCTGTCCCGATTACTGACGACATAGTTCTGGTAGATGATGGAGCAGCTCCGAATACGGATGCATGTGAACCATTGGTAAATGGCTCAGCCATTTCAGGAAAAATTGCTTTACTCGACAGAGGTTCATGTAATTTCGTTGATAAAGTTTTGCAGGCTCAGAATGAAAATGCAGTTGCAGTAATCGTGATCAATAACGATCCAAGTTCACCTTTTTCAATGGGTGATAATGGAAGCGGAGCTACTGTTACAATTCCATCTGTAATGATCTCTCAGGCTGATGGAAATATTATCCGTTCAGCGCTGAGTGGTTCAACAGTGAATGGAACATTAAATCCTTCCCCTTCAAGTGCAGTTCAGATAGATGGATCCTTGACAATGGAATCGTAACTCATGAATATGGTCATGGAGTTTCTAACCGATTAACAGGAGGACCAAATAATTCTAATTGTCTTAGTAATGGAGAACAAGCAGGAGAAGGCTGGAGTGACTGGTTAGCATTAATGTTCACACAAAAAGATGGTGACGATGGTGCTGATGCGCGTGGTGTAGGAACATTTGCACTTGGAGAGCCTACGAATGGACCCGGAATAAGAAGATATCCTTATTCGACAGATATGTCAATCAATCCTGAAACGTATGGATTTCTGGCCGCAAGTTCAGAGGTACATAACGTTGGTGAAGTCTGGTGTACAGTTGTCTGGGACCTGAACTGGGCATTAGTTGATCAGGATGGATTTGATCCCGACTGGATCAACGGAACATCAGGTAACAACATTGCTATGGCTTTAGTCATGGAAGGAATGAAACTTCAGCCATGTGGTCCCGGCTTCTTAGACGGTCGTGATGCAATTCTTCAGGCCGATGATAATCTGTACGGAGGAATTCACAAATGCATGATCTGGGAAGTTTTTGCGCGCAGAGGAATGGGCTTCAATGCAAGTCAGGGTAGTGCAAACACTGCAGGCGATGAGACAGAAGATTTTCTATCCCTCCATTCTGTCAGATTCCAATTGCTCCGCCTGTTGCTGAATTTACAAGTGATGTAACAACTACATGTTTTGGAACAATCCGGTTTACTGATCAGTCAACAGATATACCTCAACAATGGTTGTGGGATTTTGGTGATGGACAAACTTCTATTCTTCAGAATCCAACTCATGTTTACACAAGTGCAGGAACATTTACGGTGATACTTACTGTAACAAATACTCTTGGTTCAGATGCAATAACGAAATCATCATACATTACTGTTACGATTGATCCTGCTCCTACTGTATCTGGTACAACTGCATTGTGTACAGCAGGAAGTACAACATTGACTGCAACGGTTGCATCCGGAAATCAGGCTGAATGGTATGACGCATCAAACAATCTTGTTTCAACTTCACTGGTATTTACAACGCCAATCTTAAATACAACAACTACTTATACAGTTCGCCAGGTTACACCTTCTGCATTGCAAAATGTCGGACCGGCAGGACCAACAATTGGCGCAGGAAGTTATCACAATACATCATTTGAAGGCAGAGAGCTCTTCACAACATTTGCACCGATGCGATTGAAATCAGTTTTTGTTGATGCAAGTGGTGCAACTGACAGAACATTTAATTTGTATAATTCTTCAGGCACACTACTTCAGTCGAGAACAATTAATGTTCCTGACGGACAAAGTCGTGTAACATTGAATTTTGATATTCAGTCACCGGGAAATTATGAATTGGGTGTTGTTGCAGGAAGTGTACTGTATAGAAATACGACCGGCGCTAGTTATCCTTATACAATTGGCGGATTGGTTTCGATTACTTTAAGTAATTCAACTACTAATCCTGCAAATTATTATTACTATTGTTACGACTGGGAAGTTCAGGAATTACCTTGTTCAAGTTCACCTGCAACAGTGAGTGTATTGGTTGGAAGTGCTGTCAGTGACTTTACATACGCAGCTTTAGGACTTGATGTGGCATTCACAAATGCTGCAATAGGAAATGTTATTGTTTATTCATGGGCATTTGGTGATGGTAATACTTCCAATGCAGCCAATCCGAATTATACGTATGCTGCAGAAGGAACATATACCGTTTCATTGCATATTGAAACTTCAGATGGATGTTCGGCAGATTATTCAGAAACGATCACGGTTACATCGATAGGAATTGATGAAACGAATGACGAATCTGTTATGATCAATTCGAAAAACAATTTACTCACTATAGAATTTGATCATCCGGCAAAAGACGCTACAATTAAAGTCGTAGATGCTTTAGGTCAGATCCTGATCAATGAAACATTCAACAAGGGCACAACATTCAACCGTACTTTGAATATTGCATCTTCCTATGTGATAGTTTCTGTTCATGAAGGTGAAAAAGTGTTAACGAAAAAAGTCCTTATAACACAGTAAATAAATTCATTTTCCGAATTTTAGCAGATCAAAAGGCCGTTCCCTCAGGAGCGGCCTTTTGATTTTAGCATTAAATCCTGAACAAAAAAGTTATTACCTTTATAAAAAATAATTTGTGACGAAAAACATTCTCCTCTTCGTAATTTCATTCGTGACTTTTTCTGCCTGCACGAATTCAAAAAATAAAAATATGGAAACTCAAGAATTGATTGTGAAACAAGATCCGCATTCCTATGCCTGGTCAAATGAATCTAAGGTGACTCATCTAAGTATGAACTTAGCTGTCGACTTTGAAAAAGATCCTGAAAGGGAAAGCCACACTGACAATTCAATCCGAAGCAGGAGCAAATAAGATTCATCTTGATACAAAAGATCTGAACATTGAGAAGATCACTCTGAATGATTCTGATACTCCTGCAAAATTTACCTTAGGAAACCAGGATCGGTTTTTAGGAAAAGAGTTGATCATTGAAATAGATTCAACGACGAAATTTATCACCATCAATTATTCTACATCTCCCGGAGCTGCAGCATTACAATGGTTGTCTCCACAACAAACGGCAGGAAAAAAACAGCCGTTTTTATTTACACAGTCACAGGCGATCTTAGCGCGTACATGGGTTCCGATACAAGACAGTCCGGGAATCAGGTTTACATACGAAGCAGTCATCCAGGTTCCGAAACAATTGATGGCAGCAATGAGTGCTGAGAATCCACAGCAGAAAAATGATTCGGGTATCTATCATTTTACAATGCCAAAACCTATTCCTGCATATTTACTGGCACTTGCTGTTGGCGACTTTCTTTTTAAGCCACTGGATGCTCGCACAGGAGTGTATGCTGAACAAGTTACGATCGATAAAGCCATTCATGAATTTGCAGATCTTCCGCAAATGGTGAATGTGGCTGAAAAACTTTACGGCGATTATGCCTGGGAAGATATGATCTGATCGTTCTCCCGCCATCATTTCCTTTCGGCGGTATGGAAAATCCAATGCTGACATTTGCTACACCTACAATTCTGGCAGGTGACAGATCACTTACTACACTTGTTGCACATGAACTTGCACACTCGTGGAGTGGAAATCTAGTTACAAATGCAACGTGGGATGATTTCTGGATGAATGAAGGATTTACAGTTTACTTTGAATTAAGGATCATGGAAGAATTGTATGGAAAAGATTTTTCTGACATGCAATGCTTACTGGGACTTGAAGATCTCAAAGCAACTATTGCCGAACTCGGTGATACAAGTGCAGATACACATTTAAAACTCAACCTGGCAGGAAGAGATCCTGATGATGGAATGAATGATATTGCCTATGAGAAAGGCCATTTTTTATTGCTACTGATTGAAAAAACTATCGGCAGAGACCGATTTGATGTTTTTCTTAAAAACTATTTTCACAGTCATGCATTTGGAACAATCACTACAGAACAATTTCTTAAAGAATATAATTCAGAACTGATAAAGGGAAATAGTGAGTTGGAGCAAAAAATTAATATCAATGAATGGGTATATAAACCCGGTCTGCCCAAAATTGCCCCATAGTTCATTCTGCCAAATTTGAAGCTGTAGCCAAAGAAGTTGAAGTATGGAAAAACAATGGAAAAGCGAAAAGAATTGAACACAAATGGCTATTCAACCTATGAATGGCTTAGATTTTTAGCATTACTTCCTGAAAAATTGTCATCAGCACAGATGAAAGATCTTGACGAGACTTTTCATTTTACAAAAACCAGGCAATTCAGAAATTCTGTTTGCATGGTTGGAAAAATGTATCTACAGCAATTACGAACCTGCTTTCCCAACCCTTAAAGTATTTCTCACCGATGTTGGCAGAAGAAAATTTGTAAAGCCATTATTTAGTGCGATGATCAAAACAGAAAGCGGAAGAAAAATGGCTGAAAATATTTACTCGTCTTCAAGAGAAAATTATCACACAATAACGCAAATGACAATTGATTCCCTTCTGGTAAAATAAAAGTTACATTAAAAAACAAATATGAAGAAAGTAAAAATACTGTTTGCATTTATTCTGATGTCAATGGTTGCAAGTGCACAAGACTACCAAACAGGATTAGGTTTCCGTTTAGGTGGGATTAATTCAGGAATAACTGTAAAACATTTTACAGGAAGCACATCAGCTTTGGAAGGTATAATTGGATTTGCAAGACATTCAATATCGATCACCGGCTTGTATGAAAAGCATCAATCTTTTCCAAATGCGCCGGGATTAAAATGGTTTTATGGATTGGGTGGCCACGTTGGTTTTTTTCAAGGTGATTACCGTTATGGTGATTTTCGCTACTATAAATATAAAGGCAACAAGGTGATAGTTTATGATGACAAGTATTATACAAGTTCTACCTATCTGGGTGTAGATTTTATTATAGGTCTGGAGTATAAATTCACGGAGCCCCGATCACACTCGGATTGGATGTGAAACCTCAAATTGACATTGTACCAGGATTCTACGGCTACTTTGATGGTGCCTTATCATTTCGTTTTACGCTCTGATACAATTTCAGATTATTATTGCGATTTCTTACATTTGAAGTATGTTACAAATTCGTAAATCTACAAGTGATGATTTAAAAGCAATTTTAGACATCTACAATGAGGCTGTTTTGAATACAACAGCAACTTTCGACACTGCTGCAAGAACATTTGAAAAGCAATTGGAATGGTATGAAAATCATAAAGCCAATCATCCGGTTTTTGTTGCTGAAGAAAACAATGTTGTTGTAGGCTGGGCTTCCTTAAGTCCATACAGTGATCGTTGCGCTTATGATACCACCGTTGAGGTCTCTGTATATTCATCCAGATCATGGGGGAAAAAAATCGGTTCAAGTTACTGGAAGTAATTACACTTGAAGGTCTGAAAGTAAAAAATCATACTGTGATTTCGAGAATAACGAGTGACAATTTATCCAGTATTCATATTCATGAAAAGATCGGATATCGTCATGTCGGTACACTAAAAGAAGTCGGTGTCAAATTCGGAAAATTACTTGATGTAGAGATCATGCAATATCTTTACAAATAAAAAGAATAAAAAAAGGGCGATAATTACATCGCCCTTTTTCTTAACAAATAAATTTTCTTAATTCCAGAATGGAGGAAGGAAATTATATGTTTTTCCATATTCCAGCATTTGTGTAATAAGGTCCTTTGGATATTCAACTTTCACATCAACGATACGGTCTCCTTCCATAACAGGAACCAATTTTGGTTGAATGAAACCTTGATAAGGCGCAATATTAAGCTTGTCATATCTTGCATGAACTTCAGTTAACAGAGGCTGATCAACGATCACACCATACGTTTCAACAAGTGCTTTTCCGCTTTTGAAATCACCTTCAGATTTTATTCTCTGGATCTCACGTAACAATTGTCCGAACAAAGTTCTGAGTTTTTGATAATCATTGATCACAAAATACGTTTTTCCATCCCGTGAAATTCTCTCGATTACTTTGTCCTTTTCACCTTGTTTAAGTGCCCATGCAGACACTAACTGACGATTCCGCATATGTGCTTGCTCAAGATTTTTACCGGGCTCTATTCTTTGTAATTGAGTCATCAGTCCGTTCAGAATATAATTATCATACTGAGCCTTTCCAACTTCCATCGAAGGACTTACTCCCATGTCAACTAATTTCTGGTCCATTGTATAATACAATCCGACTAAATCTGCTCTTGCTTCTTCTAACACACCTGCATAATTTTTCAGTGTGATGTCAGTAGTTCCTACTCCCCGATTGATCTTTCCTGAAGCATGCCCAATTACTTCGTGGAGGTCGGTATGAAGTTCACCACCAATTGCAGCATATTTTCTGATTCTCTCTTTCACTTCCTCTGATGAACCGAATTCATCGATCATTGGTGATTTTGATTTATAGAAATTATACGATTCCACAATATTACTCAATGAAACAGATTTCGATCCATGCTCTTCACGGATCCATTCATTGTTTGGCAGATTAATTCCTATTGGAGTCGATGGTGCAGCATCACCACATTCGGAAATGACTGTAATTACTTTTGCACTTATTCCTGTTACATTTTTCTTTTTATGTTCGTCCATGATCGGAGAATTATCTTCGAACCATTGTGCTTCATGCGACACAGCTGCTATTCGTTTTGTAGCTTCAAAATCTTTCATTGAAACTACCGACTCAAATGCTGCCTTCTTTTGCAAAGCATCCTGATAAACTTCAATAAAACCATTCACGGCATCAACAGTTGAGATAGTATCGCCCACCCATGAAATGCTGTAATTATCAAATGCAACCGGATCTCCTGTCTGATAGAATGCGATCAGGTTATCGATTGTTTTTTTCTGTTGTTCATTTTCAGCAACCGTACTTGCCTTTTGCAACCAGTAAATTATTTTTTCAATTGCCGGGCCATACATTCCTCCCAGCTTATAAACTTGTTCAACAATTTTACCATTCACTTTAGTCATTTTAGAATTGAATCCGATCTGGGAACGATTTGTTGGATCCGCTTCTTTCATCTTTGTATAAAAGTCTTCTACCTCTTTCTGATTTACACCTTCATAAAAGTTGTTGCTACTTCCGACAATTACATCTTTTGCTGAAAGGTCCACGTCTTTTGCATCATAAGTGAGATCAAAAAAGATTGGATTCATCCGCGTAAGAAATTCATCAACAGTTTTTCCGTTGAGAGGTAATTTCGACTGATCACTATTTTTGACCAGATTGGAAAAATATTCAAAGCTGCATGCCGGAATAAATTTGTCTGCCGAATAATGATGATGATTTCCATTAGCAAAGAAAAATCTGTTACAGTATTCAACAAAGCTATTCCAGTCAGGACCACTTTTTTCGCCGGTATATGTTTCCAGAATTGTTTCAAGTGTTTTTCTCTGAGCGATCCCGTACCGGTATTTCTGATCATAGAAAATATCGCGGCCTGCTAATCCTGCCTGAGTAAAGTAATATGCAAGTTGCTTTTGTTTCAACGACAACTTATCGAAGTCATGGATCTTATATCGCAACACCTGGATATCTGCAAATCGATCTGCAATGTAATCGAATGTAGTATCTTCCATTTGTGCTGTACCGGATTCAGGAGATTTTTTTCCTGAATTACAGGCAGCCAGAGCAAGTAATGAACCTGCAAGAATCAATTTTGTTATTTTCATCGTGATCATTATTTCTTAATTCCGTATTTTGTTTTATAAGTTTGATTCAACTGTTTTTGGAAATTGTCAACGCTTATTTCGCGGCCATTGATAAAAGCACTTTCAACGTGATTGCTTTTCATATCCAATACATCTCCCGAGCTGATAATAAGTGTTGCGTCTTTTCCCGTCTCCAAAGATCCGGTTGTTGTACTAATGCCTAAGATCTTAGCTGCATTCAGTGTAATGCTCATCAAGGCTTCTTCTTTCGTCAGGCCGTATGCAGCGGATGTTCCTGCGTTGAATGCAAGATTTCTTCCTTGCCAGGAGCCATCCATACTTATTGTATAATTTATTCCGGCTTTAGATAATATAGCAGGTAGTTTATATTGAAGATCTACATCATCATCTTCTCTTGGAGGTAAAGAATGGGTTCTTCCTAATATAATAGCGACATTTTTAGATTTCAATAAATCGGTTATCCGGTATGCATCTCCGCCACCTACAATTACAAGACGAATTCCGAATTTATCTGCCATGCTGATTGCGCTAACCATTTCTTTCACATAATCACAATGAACATAAAGAGATTTTGTTCCATTGAATAAACCGCGCATAGATTCAAATTTCAAATTCTGATCCGTCGTTACTTTTGAATCTGCTCCTAATGCAGCTGCAGGAGTTGAAACTGATGTTAATGAATACGCTTTTGCTTCATCGAAATACAATTGAAGATCATTAAGCTGTCGTTGGATCTTCGTGCGTTGCGCCTCTTCAGGTTCTGCATTACCACCTTTGAAAATATACATCCGTGGCCAGTTGAGATGAATTCCTTCATCAGTCTTATATGCTGCATCTTCCCAGTTCCACGCGTCTAACTGAACCACGCTCGACTGTCCGCTGATCGTTCCACCGGAAGGAACGATCTGTGCTAACAGAACTCCGTTCGATCTTACGGTCGGAATAATCCTTGAATCCGAATTGTAAGCAATAAGACTTCTTACATTGGGATTCATGTCTCCTACTTCAAAATTATCTGCCGTGGAGCGAACCATATCGATCTCTGTCAGACCAAGAGTTGAATTACATTCAATCAATCCCGGATAAATATGCTTGCCTTGTGCATCTATCACTTTATCAAATTTCGATTTATCTAACCGGATTACAGTTGCATCTGCTACCAATGTCAGCTTTCCATTTTCAAATCCCTATTGCAGAATTCTCTATCACATTTCCATTGCCAATATGAGCAACGCCATTCATGATAAGAATTCTCTGTGACTGAGCAGGAACCGGATCCGGTCGCTGTGCATTGACTGCAAGAGAAATTACTGTCAGATATATGTATAAATATTTTTTCATCTTGTTGCGTTCTTTAGGATCAATGAGGCATTGATATTTCGTGATCATTACAATGTTTTAACTCCAGTGCCTTAAATGCGGGTTTTGAGTCGCCTCGCCTTTGTTCTTTGCATCTGTCATCTTCTTCATTAATCTTGCTTTTTCCGACACGATCTCTTTGCGTAAGATCTCATCTTGCTTTATGTCGAAATATTTAATTCCATCAACGTAAGTCTGAATTGGTTTTGCATAGACCGAAAGTGGATTCTCATTCCACACAACAACATCGCCATCTTTGCCGGCTTTCAAACTTCCTGTGCGGTCATCAATGTGCAACATCTTCGCAGGATTGAGTGTAACAAATTTAAACGCTTCTTCTTCACTTACTCCACCATACATTACTGCTTTCGCTGCTTCCTGATTCAATCGACGAGCCATTTCGGCATCATCGGAATTGTATGATACGTTCAATCCAACATTATGCATGATCGGACCATTGTATGGTATTGCTTCATACACTTCAAATTTATAAGCCCACCAGTCACTGAAAGTTGAAGCCCCACTTACACCATGAGCTTTCATTTTATCTGCTACTTTATACCCTTCGAGAATATGAGTGAACGTATTTACTTTAAATCCGAATGAATCTGCAACATGCATAAGCATATTGATCTCGCTCTGAACATAACTGTGACAGGTAATAAATCGTTTGCCTTTCATTATTTCAACCAATGCATCCAGTTCAAGATCCCGGCGAACAGGAATTGAATTTGTTACCGGCAGGTTTTTATTCGACGCAGAATTCAAATTCATTTTTTGCATTGTAAACACTTGCTTTAGTAAAAAGTCAAGATAAACCTGCTCAACACCCATTCTTGTCTGTGGAAAACTTACGACTTGTTTCTCGCCCCAATTACTTTGCTTTACGTTTTTTCACCTAAAGCGAATTTGATAAATCCCGGTGCGCCTTCGAATTTCATTTTCTCCGGACTTTGCCCCCAACGCAATTTTATCAGTTGAGTTTGTCCCCCTATTGCATTTGCACTTCCATGTAATAAATGCGATGTAGTAACACCACCGGCCAGCTGTCTGTAGATCTGAATATCATCAGCATCAACAACATCACCAATTCGAACTTCAGCAGTAGAAGATTGTGTTCCTTCATTTGCTGCATCAGAAACTGCAATATGTGAGTGTTCATCAATGATGCCGGGAGTTACGTGCATGTTTGTACCATCAGTAACTTCGCATCCAGCAGGAGCTGCAAAATTTTTTCCAACCTGCTTGATCTTTCCGTTTTCAATCAAAACATCAGTGTTTTAAAATCCTTCTTGTTCATTTGTCCA from Bacteroidota bacterium harbors:
- a CDS encoding M36 family metallopeptidase; its protein translation is MKSFPFKCSSDRWILDNGIVTHEYGHGVSNRLTGGPNNSNCLSNGEQAGEGWSDWLALMFTQKDGDDGADARGVGTFALGEPTNGPGIRRYPYSTDMSINPETYGFLAASSEVHNVGEVWCTVVWDLNWALVDQDGFDPDWINGTSGNNIAMALVMEGMKLQPCGPGFLDGRDAILQADDNLYGGIHKCMIWEVFARRGMGFNASQGSANTAGDETEDFLSLHSVRFQLLRLLLNLQVM
- a CDS encoding dihydrofolate reductase — its product is MKITKLILAGSLLALAACNSGKKSPESGTAQMEDTTFDYIADRFADIQVLRYKIHDFDKLSLKQKQLAYYFTQAGLAGRDIFYDQKYRYGIAQRKTLETILETYTGEKSGPDWNSFVEYCNRFFFANGNHHHYSADKFIPACSFEYFSNLVKNSDQSKLPLNGKTVDEFLTRMNPIFFDLTYDAKDVDLSAKDVIVGSSNNFYEGVNQKEVEDFYTKMKEADPTNRSQIGFNSKMTKVNGKIVEQVYKLGGMYGPAIEKIIYWLQKASTVAENEQQKKTIDNLIAFYQTGDPVAFDNYSISWVGDTISTVDAVNGFIEVYQDALQKKAAFESVVSMKDFEATKRIAAVSHEAQWFEDNSPIMDEHKKKNVTGISAKVITVISECGDAAPSTPIGINLPNNEWIREEHGSKSVSLSNIVESYNFYKSKSPMIDEFGSSEEVKERIRKYAAIGGELHTDLHEVIGHASGKINRGVGTTDITLKNYAGVLEEARADLVGLYYTMDQKLVDMGVSPSMEVGKAQYDNYILNGLMTQLQRIEPGKNLEQAHMRNRQLVSAWALKQGEKDKVIERISRDGKTYFVINDYQKLRTLFGQLLREIQRIKSEGDFKSGKALVETYGVIVDQPLLTEVHARYDKLNIAPYQGFIQPKLVPVMEGDRIVDVKVEYPKDLITQMLEYGKTYNFLPPFWN